The window TTTTATCAATAGCATAAATTTTAACTTCATAGATGTGATCTTTATCTGGAGGAGTTGGTCCACCATAAAATGAGGCTTTTTCTTTAGGTAGTCCCACTAATTTAGATGCCCAGCTATTTATCCCTTGAACTATATTTTTATCGTTTCTACTTGCATCTTCGATCAGCTCTCTATAGTCCTTTGGAACTACAGCTACCCAGTGTATCCAAGAAAATCCAGCAACAGGTATAGCATCATAATCTTGCATCACAACTAAGAAACATTCTGTTCCTTCTGGAACATCATCCCATTTTAAATGTAACGATTTTGATGGAACATTATCAATCCAACTACTTCCGTGTTTTCCAAAATCCTCTTTTATATAACCATTTACAATACTGTTACTTTCTAGTTTAATTCTTTGCATTTCTTCCTCCTTTTTTTATCATAAAGAAAATAAATTGTTCCTATCAAATATATAGCTAAAGACTGAAATACATAGCTCATTCCAGAGGAATAAACCATCCAAAATCCATATACTGTAGCACCTACACCCCAATAAAAACATCTTTTATGAGAGTGTTTTATAGCCATTTTTACTAAAAATAGTGATGAAAATATATATGGAACTAAAATCATACATGAAGCTGAATTTGTAATAACTAAATAAGCATTTTGAGCAGACAGCGAAAGAAAAAATACAATATGCTTTAAAACTCCATTAGTTATTAATGCTCCCGAACAAGAATCATTTTTATTAACTTTTTTAAAAAATTTTGGAAGCAGCCCATCCATTGCAACATTATATGGAATTTCTGCTGTTAAAAAAGTCCAACTTAACCATGCTCCAGCCACAGATATCAGAACTGCTAAATTTACTAATGTTGCACCTACAGGCCCTATTACAGCTTCTATTATATACGAAAGTGCGGGATCTTTAAGTGCACTCAATTCAGCTTCACTTAAAACACCATAACTTAAAATTACAATAAAGACATATAAAAATAGAGAGATAAAATAACCTATCATAGTGGCTCTTCCAACTAATTTAATATCTGAAGCTTTATCTGAAACAACGACAGCTCCCTCTATACCTATAAATGCCCAAAGAGTTTGCAGCATACATCCCTTTACTTGTGTAAAAATATCAGCATGATTAAAAGTTCCGCCCCAAAAATCATTAATAAAAATCTGCTTAGAAAACCCAATGTATAATATAATAATTCCCATAAAAATAGCCATAACCTTTCCAATTGTTGCTAAAACATTTATAAATTTTAGTCCAATATCTCCACAAAGGGCAATACCTATAACAGACCAAATTAAAATGCTCCCTAAAATAATTCCATTTCTTCCACTAATAGGACCTATAACTGGAAAAAAATAATTAAGTGTTTGAACTAAAAGGACTGGATAGCTTGCATTACTAATAACATTGGATAACCAATATCCCCATGCAGAGTGAAATCCAGAAAAATCTCCAAATCCTTCTTTTGCATATTTATAAATGCCATTAGTTACATCAGGAGTTTCTGCTGCTAAAATCTGAAAAGTTTTAGCTAGAAAAAGAACCCCTATTCCAGATATTGTCCAACCTATAATTGCTGCTCCTACAGATGAGGATTGAGCAATATTTTTAGGCATGTTAAATATTCCTCCTCCTATCATAGAACCTACAACAATAGTTGATAAGGAAAATATTCCTAACGAATGTTTCTTTTCCATAGTATCAAACCTCCGATTACTCTTTCTATATTCTCTATTCGAAATTCAATAC is drawn from Candidatus Cetobacterium colombiensis and contains these coding sequences:
- a CDS encoding basic amino acid/polyamine antiporter; this encodes MEKKHSLGIFSLSTIVVGSMIGGGIFNMPKNIAQSSSVGAAIIGWTISGIGVLFLAKTFQILAAETPDVTNGIYKYAKEGFGDFSGFHSAWGYWLSNVISNASYPVLLVQTLNYFFPVIGPISGRNGIILGSILIWSVIGIALCGDIGLKFINVLATIGKVMAIFMGIIILYIGFSKQIFINDFWGGTFNHADIFTQVKGCMLQTLWAFIGIEGAVVVSDKASDIKLVGRATMIGYFISLFLYVFIVILSYGVLSEAELSALKDPALSYIIEAVIGPVGATLVNLAVLISVAGAWLSWTFLTAEIPYNVAMDGLLPKFFKKVNKNDSCSGALITNGVLKHIVFFLSLSAQNAYLVITNSASCMILVPYIFSSLFLVKMAIKHSHKRCFYWGVGATVYGFWMVYSSGMSYVFQSLAIYLIGTIYFLYDKKRRKKCKELN
- a CDS encoding YbhB/YbcL family Raf kinase inhibitor-like protein gives rise to the protein MQRIKLESNSIVNGYIKEDFGKHGSSWIDNVPSKSLHLKWDDVPEGTECFLVVMQDYDAIPVAGFSWIHWVAVVPKDYRELIEDASRNDKNIVQGINSWASKLVGLPKEKASFYGGPTPPDKDHIYEVKIYAIDKKLTLKSGFYLNEALREIKGHILGEGEVEGVYKS